The following DNA comes from Brassica oleracea var. oleracea cultivar TO1000 chromosome C5, BOL, whole genome shotgun sequence.
GGGAGGCGTTAAAGGGGAATCACGAGGATCTTGCAGAGGAGGTCTCTTCAAAGAAAAAGGCCAAATCTAAAAGACAGAGCTCAAACCCTAAAAAGTGAAAGATTTTTGAGGGATTCAAACAATTACTTTTCTTTCTTCTCTTTAAAAGAGAGGAGTTGCCAATGATTCTCGTGACTCTATTTGCTTTCCGTCTCTCTTACTTCCACTTCATCTTTTGCCACCTCTCTGTTTTTTTTTTTTTTGTTTTTTGGGGGAATAGTTCAGTGACAGTGTCAGAGCTGAACTTAGCAGAGTGTCACGGACTGATTTCTTCACAGCAATTAGGACGTGCGGCCTTAGCAACTTTCACCCTTATGGTTTGCTAAGTCAGCCTTTCGGACAACTCGCTCAGCACTTAGAGAGAGAGTATGGACGATTTTTAGAGAGAGAGTTTGTAGAACTGTTTTCTTATTAAAACTTGGTGGTTTTATAAGTGAGGGGTGATCCCCTTTATATACACTTTCTCCTTCTCAACAGACGGTTCAGATCAAACTGATCTAACGGTTGTGAGGGTTCTTCTCAAATGTTCTACACTTTTCTACACTTTTCCATACCTAAGATATTTTACAAAAGACTTAAAGCTTAAAAAAATACTTAGTGGAGTGGGCTTGATTCACCTTTGGCCCGACCCAATCTTTGGTTGTCTTTATGGACGTTTTGGGTTGAAACGGGCCGTGACATCCTCCCCCACCTAAGCCGGTGACGCCCTCGTCGCCGTGTGTGCCTTCAGTATGTCCCGGAATTGCCACAAGTCTTCCTCAGATTCCCATGTTGCTTCTGCCTCTGGCAGTCCTTTCCACTTAATGAGAAAATGGGTCTGTCTCGGGACTCCCCACTTCCTTACTTCCTTGGACGCCAGAACCTCTTCGACCTCTTTGTCATACGACTTAGTCACCACAGGTGGTGCTCGAGTCGAAACCCTTCGGGTTTGGTCGTCTTCATCAGCATGGTACGGTTTCAGCATGCTAACATGAAAGACCGGATGGATCTTAAGTGTATCCGGTAAGTCGATCCGGTAGGAAACCTTTCCCACCTTTCCAACTATCTCGAACGGTCCTTCGTACTTCCGGATCAAGCCTTTGTGTAGGCTCCGGAATGCCTTGAACTGTTGTGGAAGTAATTTCACAAGTACCAGGTCGCCCACTGAGTATTCCGAAGGCCGTCTCTTCTTATCTGCCCATTTCTTCATCCGTTTTCGGGATTTCTCCAAACACGCTCGGGCAAGGTCAGCATGTTCTTCCCACTGCTTAGCCATTATGAACGCTCCGGGACTCTTCCCTTCAGTCCTTGGTGTGGCCAAGGTGTGCGGAGTCAATGGCTGCTGTCCTGTTGCAAGCTCAAACGGACTCCGTCCCGTCGCCTCGCTGCGTTGAAGATTGTATGAGAACTGGGCTATGTCCAGCAACTTCGCCCAGTCCCGTTGGTTGGCGCTTACAAAGTGACGGAGATAACTTTCAAGCAGAGCATTCACCCTTTCGGTCTGTCCATCAGATTGCGGGTGAAAGCTGGTTGAGAAGCTCAGTTCCGTCCCAAGTATTTTGAACAACTCTGTCCATAAACGCCCAGTGAACCGGGGATCCCGGTCACTTACAATGTTCCGAGGCAGTCCCCAAAGCTTCACCACGTTCTTGAAGAACGCCCTTGCTGCCTCTTCCGCAGTGCAGTCCCGATCACAAGCCACAAACGTCCCATATTTAGAGAATCGATCCACAATCACCAGGATGGATCCAAACCCTTCGGACTTAGGTAACACACTGATGAAATCAAGCGAGACCGAGTCCCATGGTCGCTCCGGGATGGGTAGTGGTTGTAACAATCCCGCAGGCTGCTTGTTTTCTGACTTGTCTTGTTGGCAGAATAGACAAGTTTTCACATAAAGCTCCACGGTATCCCTCATCCGTGGCCAATAGTATCCAGCTTCGACAAGTGCCATCGTTCTTTTCTGTCCCGGATGGCCCGCCCATCGCGTATCGTGGCACTCCCGAATGATATCTCGTCGAAGACTTTCCCACTTAGGCACATAAAGCCTTCGACCTTTGGTGTAGAGTAACTCGTCTTCTACCCAAAATCGATACACCTTCCCCTCGTTGGATAGCTTCACCAGCCCCTTAGCGACTGGATCACGTTCTAGCCCCTCGCAAATTCGAGCCATGATAGTCCCCTTGACTTGGCTCATCGCTGCCAGCTCTGCCTTCCGACTTAGTGCATCGGCCACCACATTCACCTTTCCTGGCTTGTACTCCAAAGTGTAATCGAACTCAGCCAGGAAGTCTTGCCATCTTGCTTGTTTCGGAGACAACTTCTTCTGGGTCTGGAAATAACTCGTTGCCACATTGTCCGTCTTGACCGAGAAATGCGCCCCAAGAATCTCTTTCTCTTGAACCGTGTACCGCCGTTCAGTCTCATTGAGCTTACGGCTCTCAAAGGCAATTGGATGTCCATTTTGCATCAGCACTCCCCCAATGGCAAAGTCGGAGGCATTCGTGTGTAACTCGAAAGGGAGACTGAAGTCGGGTAAGGCAAGGACGGGTTCCTGGCTTACCGCAGTCTTTAGTTCCTCGAAGGCCTCTTGGCAATGTCCGGACCAGTCCCATGTCTTTCCTTTCTTGAGAAGGTCCGTCAGTGGTGCCGCCTTTCTTGAATACCCCTCGATGAACCGACGATAGTAGTTGACCAGACCAAGGAAAGATCGCAACTCCGTTACCTTGGTCGGGGCCTCCCACTCCATAATTGCTTTGACCTTCGGTTCATCCATCTTCAGCTTTCCATGGCCGATAACATGGCCAAGGAACTGAACTTCCTCAGTGGCAAACGTACACTTCTCTCGCTTCACAAACAACTCATTCTCACGGAGAACCCGGAATACGGTCCGCAAGTGCTCCACATGCTCCTCCATCGAGTTGCTGTAGATAACGATATCATCCAAGTATGCCACCACAAACCGATCCAAGTAGGGCTGTAGGATCTGGTTCATTAGAGTGCAAAACGTGGCGGGGGCATTTGTAAGACCGAATGGCATTACCATCCACTCGAACGACCCATACCGTGTTATGCACGCAGTCTTTGGCTCATCCCCTTCCGCTATCCGGACTTGGTAGTAACCCTTCTGCAAGTCCATCTTCGTATAGACTTTCGCCCCACCAAGTCTATCGAATAGATCAGCAATCAACGGAATGGGATAGCGGTTCTTGATCGTTACCTTGTTAAGGGCCCGGTAGTCCACGCACATCCTCAATGAGCCATCATGCTTCTTTTGGAATAGAACCGGGGCCCCATAAGGTGCCTTCGACGGTCTCAGCTTCCCTGTCGATAATAACTCATCGAGTTGTTTCCGTAACTCNNNNNNNNNNNNNNNNNNNNNNNNNNNNNNNNNNNNNNNNNNNNNNNNNNNNNNNNNNNNNNNNNNNNNNNNNNNNNNNNNNNNNNNNNNNNNNNNNNNNNNNNNNNNNNNNNNNNNNNNNNNNNNNNNNNNNNNNNNNNNNNNNNNNNNNTGAGGGATGTCCTCCACGTTATTGGGCTCATCCTCCACCTTCATCATTGCCAAAAACGTGGGTTCACCCTTCTTCACCCCTTTGGTGAGCTGCATCGCCGATAGTGACCCATTGATTTTATCTTCCAAGGTCGGAATCATGCACGGTGAACCCTTCTCGAGGATGCATACCGAGCTCAATGCAGGCATGGGTATGGCTGAGACTTGTCTCATGAAGTCCATACCCAAGACTACCTTGAAATCGTCCATGGGAATGACTGAGAAGTTCACCGGGCCGCTCCAGCTTCCCAGCTTCATCCCGACGCCTCGAGCTATACCATTGACGGGCTGAGCCCTTGCGTTCACCGTCTTCATCCAACCATCCTTCTTGGACCACTTGACGCCAAGCCTCACAGCTTCGTCTGTCGCCATGAAGTTGTGAGTGGCGCCCGTGTCCACCATCACTCGGGTCGGATTATCGTTGATCCAAGCTTCCACGTACATGAGCCCTTTGCTCACCGGCTTCCCTACCAGGTTAGCCTTTAGGGCGTTGAGAAGTTGCAACGACCCCATCTTTCCTGGTTCCCCTTCTGGAGTCTCGGTGTCCCGACTCTCCATGATAGCCGATAAAGACCCCATCTTCGGGCAGTCCTTCATGGCATGTGGCCCCTTGCACACAAAGCATCCTCCCTTCGGAACGAAGGACTTTTTCCTTGCCTCGAAGTCTTCCCGACGAGCACCCTTCTCAAAACTCCTTGAGTTGGATGGTCGGGCAGTATCCCGTTTTGCTCCCCCACCTTTGGCCACGACCTGCTCCTTCTTCTTCGAGGACTCGGACGGACCAGAGGTACAGAAGTCAGTTAGCGACTCGGCCACCGCGATGGCTTCGTCCATCGTCTTGACTCCCCGATNNNNNNNNNNNNNNNNNNNNNNNNNNNNNNNNNNNNNNNNNNNNNNNNNNNNNNNNNNNNNNNNNNNNNNNNNNNNNNNNNNNNNNNNNNNNNNNNNNNNNNNNNNNNNNNNNNNNNNNNNNNNNNNNNNNNNNNNNNNNNNNNNNNNNNNNNNNNNNNNNNNNNNNNNNNNNNNNNNNNNNNNNNNNNNNNNNNNNNNNNNNNNNNNNNNNNNNNNNNNNNNNNNNNNNNTGTGTCCGACAGGTAGGACGTCGCAGCCTTCACCTTCGCATTCTCAGCCACCACGCTGAGATTGTCGAAGTATATCTCCATCTGCCAAAGGAAATTCTCGACCTCCTTGGCGTCCCGCACACCGTTGAACCGGTTTGGTTTCGGCAATTCAACCTTACCAAAACTAGTTCCGCCAACGGCTTCAGCGTTTGCGCTTGCCCTCTTGACCAGCGTGATGTCTTCCTCCATCGCAGTAAAGCGTGCCTTCATCCCCTCGATGTCATCACGCAAAGCCTGCATGGATCCCGTCACCAGCTCCTCGAGCCGAATGAACCGAGAGTTCAAGTCAGCAGCATTTTGCTTGACTTCCTCAAGCCCACCGAACACAACACTCTCCAGCTCAGTGACGGTATGCTCGACCCTCTCAAGATTTTCACCCATCTCGCCCACAGCCACACCCAAAGCCTCACGAGAAACACTCTTTTCCCGCTGGGTGCCAGCACGAGTGGCCGTGTTCTCCCTTCCATGCTCCTCCACGCCAGACTGTGAGCTCCCTTCTTTTTGTTTATCTCCCTTAGCCATTTTCTCCGCTCGGCCAGAATCTCCCCTTGTTTGGATCGTAACGCGGCTCTGATACCAACTGTCACGGACTGATTTCTTCACAGCAATCAGGACGTGCGGCCTTAACAACTTTCACCCTTATGGTTTGCTAAGTCAGCCTTTCGGACAANNNTTAGAGAGAGAGTTTGTAGAAGTGTTTTTGTTATTAAAACTTGGTGGTTTTACAAGTGAGGGGTGATCCCCTTTATATACACTTTCTCCTCCTCAACGGACGGTTCAGATCAAACCGATCTAACGGTTGTGAGGGTTCTTCTCAAATGTTCTACAAGGTTCCACATTTTTCTACACTTCTCCATACCTAAGATATTTTACAAAAGACTCAAAGCTTAAGAAAATACTTAGTGGAGTGGGCTTGATTCACCTTTGGCCCGACCCGATCTTTGGTTGTCTTCATGGACGTTTTGGGTTAAAACGGGCCATGACACAGAGCTCTAACCATTTTAAACAAAAATACTAGACAGCTATTATTTAGTCTCACTGCTTATGTTCATTGCTTTAAAATGTATGTCTTCTCCAATTGAGCTCACCGTTCTAACCATTTTAAGCAAAAATAATAATTGTTAGCTTAAAATGTTTAGAACTTTGGGTGCATTTAGATAAATTACACACTAAAGTAAACACTTGAGTACACATGACTTTTTTTAAGCGTTTATACTTCGCAAAAATATTTTATGAAACAATGAAAATGTCAATCAGAAGTTAATAAAAGTTTAAAAGGTTTTAGATTTCAAAATTTTGAGTTTAAAAAAAAAAAATCTCATACAAAACCTAAATGCACACAAAAACATCAAAATCTTGATTTTCCGAATACATCTCCTAAATTCTCCAAATCCTTACACGAGACAAGACTATCGGGACAAGATCTTCAAGCTTGCATAACAATTAAATACGTTGAAAGATATCTCAAAAGTCGAAATTGTCATTATCCTATTTTCATTTGTTGAGGAGCTTTTGATCAAATCTTAATTTGACACTGTTTTTCTATTGCACAGTCCGGTTGCTGCAAACCGCCGACCGCGTGTGGCTACAACTTCGTGAACCCGACACTGTGGCAAAACCCAACCAACATGGCTGCAGATGCAGACTGTTACCTATGGAACAACGACCAAAGCCAGCTTTGTTTCAATTGCAAATCATGCAAAGCTGGTCTTTTGGGAAACCTTAGAAAAGATTGGCGTAAAGCAAATCTCATACTTATCATCACTGTCGTTGTTCTTATTTGGGTCTATGTTATTGCGTGTAGTGCGTTTAGGAATGCTCAGACCGAGGACCTCTTCCGCAAATACAAACAGGGTTGGGTCTAAAGTGTATAGATTTGTTTGTAGTTGTTGACATGGAAGTATTTTCGAAAATAGCTTGTAATATTATTACTTGTGTTTGGAAAGGGCTTTTTCTTTTGCATGGATTTTTATGCTTATGTTACATTGCTTGTGAGTTGTGAAGAAAGAAAATATTAAATAGGATCCCTAATCTACGTATTGATTATCAAACTCTTTAATTAAGTAAATATTTGAAAATTTTATTGGTCTATCATTTGTCACATGTAAAATCAAGAATATTTAACCATGAACATCTATTATCTTCCTTTTCTCATTCCTATACCAGGTTTCTATCCTGCAATGTCAACATATTTATAAACAAGGTCAACTTCTCCATACGCACAACACTAGAAGGTAAACACACGAGTACGTATGATTGTTTTAACCGAAAACATTTATAAGTTTATACTTACAACTATCAGTTGCAATATTATACATAAACAAAACACGTTTGATAGAAACATTAAAATGCTGTTTTATCTTTCTAACAAAACACTATGTTTTAATGGTCTAAAGATGAACGCAAATACAAAATAAATAATTACTGTGATGATTGTCATGGGAGCATTAGGTGGTCGGGGGCATGTATCCCGTAGAGATGTTATTTCAGCGAGATGTTTGCTTGGTCGACTCTTGAAGAACATGCATTGAAAAGCACAGTCGCCGAAACAAAATTTTCTTACAGAAAGGAGGATCGGATCCTGTTTATGGTACTTGTTCAAGCAATAAAAAACAGTCACTTCCTTGTGCTTCTTGTTCCATGGTAGCCATCACCAACACTACAATAATTATCACCACACTCCTTTTCATCCCTATATCTCTCAAAAACGTATACTTGTGTTTTGTATTTCTATATACGTAAGTAATTAACTATAACCAGGTCTTGATTTTGTTGTATGCTTAGGCGTTAAGTTGACACTGTTTTTCTAAGTTACAGCCACTTGTGCATTATCTATACTTTTAATCAAGATACATCACCTACTTTCCTCAGTTTCAAACTAAGAAATCTTTAACCAAAGTGTATGCAGTTTTGTTAAAACACAACTATCAACAAAGACTTATCTTTTGTTTGGGCGTTCCAAGTCTCGTCTTATAGCTTAAGTGTATGCATTTTTCTCGTCCATCGATCTTTGATATATTATTATTAATCTATATATTATAATAGTTGAGTTTTTGATCACTCCTTAGCGCGCCACGTCAGCGTTTCGTGGACCCCACTTTTAAAAAGTGTGAAAAAATGTCAAGCTCATGACTCGAACCCAGGTTATTGAGATATAAACACCAACATTTATACCACTAAACTAACTGATACTTTGTACATTAATGACCGAACCTAATATATATTTATGAAGGTCGGAAGCCCTTGCTTTTTCGGCTTCCTCTGAGGGTCGGGCCTACAAATGTATTATGGGTTTCATTTTTTAATGGGATTCATAACGTTATTTGAAAAAAAAAGCTCAAGTTTGCAACAATTATGGTTTTCCTATATTGTAAACTGTTGTCGTTTAACATGAGTTCGGGTTCTTCTATATTATAATAGTTGAGTTTTTGCGCACTCCTCAGCGCGCCACGTCAGCGTTTCGTGGGCCCCACTTTTAAAAAATGTGAAAAAATGTCAAGCTCATGACTCGAACCCGGGTTATTGAGATATAAACACCAACATTTATACCACTAAGCTAACTGATACTTTGTACATTGATGGCCGAACCTAATATATATTTATGAAGGTCGGAAGCCCTTGCTTTTTCGGCTTCCTCTGAGGGTCGGGCCTACAAGTGTATTATGGGTTTCATTTTTTAATGGGATTCATCACGTTATTTGAAAAAAAAAGCTCAAGTTTGCAACAGTTATGGTTTTCCTATATTGTAAACTGTTGTCGTTTAACATGAGTTCAGGTTCTTTTCATCATTGTCTCAAACAAGTTTGAGTTACAGAGTTTTGTCGTGTGTGTTCGTAATCTATTTTTTCACCGGTGAACTCTTCATGTCCCCATCTTAAATCGCTTTATCATAAATGTTCCTGATTTGTATCCCCTTTGTAAATCCTATAAATATGATTCTCATCTTTGATGAACCCAATCTGCATCTTCTAGAAAATGTTTCTCTCTGCCTCTCCAGTTTCTCAAACCGGTGTCCCGGCGTCCGTCACTCAACCTTCGAGTCTCTCTGTCTTGGTCGTAGTAGTCAGAGCATAGCTTTTGGCTTCTTCCGCTTATGGGATTCCCTGAACTTCAAGAAAGACAAGGAGTTTGTGGGAATCACGGTTCTCTTTCTTGATGAAAAGGTAAGTTCATTTTCGATCTATCACACTTATTTAACATAATTATTTTAATTGATTTCCTAATTCTTTGTTGAATAATATTATTTGCTGATTCCGTGATTTATGGGTTTACTCCCGTTAGACGTGCTAATCATTACATGCCATCTTTGAAAGAAGGTTCCATTGTGAAAGTCGATCATTTTGAGGTTGCTAGGTGCTCAAGCATGTACACGATAACTGATCATCCATTCCTCATTCGTTTCATCTCACTAACCATTATTGGTGAAGTCAACACATGTGCTCCTGAGATCAATCTCCAGTCAAGATTAGAATGTTCGACAATTGCCAAGTGATTGCAAACACAAACCTAGAAACTGGTAAACATAGCATATTTGGCAACTCAAAGCAAGACTACAATCAGACAAATTCAAGTGGAATGACATACCAACAACTGAAACTGGTAATTAGTCAACAACTTATCTCATATTTTCCTTATTCCTAAAAAATCCACTATGTTTCAGATCTATTTTTTCATCTAAGCAATTTTAGCCTCTGTCATGAATAGCTCTCTCCCAAGGATTGCATTGACTATAGTTTCTGGGAAGAAAAAGATGTTGTTCCTGAAAAAAAAGACTGTGACGACCCTGTTGTAAGATTTTAGTTTGTGCAGAACAAAAAACTTTGATTTCTTTTCTATTTAGTATAGTGATAGTTGTTGACAATCATTAGTCATTTGCCAATATGTTTTTTTATGCGGCATTTCAGAACTAATTTCTCCATTCCAAGCGGAACAGCAGATGGAAGCTAATTTTTCTGGAAGCTCCTCGACTTCAAGACAAATCAGAAGATAGATGTTGGTGGGAGGTTGATCAAGGGAATACTTCAGTGAAGTGAGACGGCCTAGCCAGACTTCATCTTTTGTACAGCCTGAGCAAAGAGTGGAACCCACAAAACACGAGAGAAGAAAAAACAAAACACGANNNNNNNNNNNNNNNNNNNNNNNNNNNNNNNNNNNNNNNNNNNNNNNNNNNNNNNNNNNNNNNNNNNNNNNNNNNNNNNNNNNNNNNNNNNNNNNNNNNNNNNNNNNNNNNNNNNNNNNNNNNNNNNNNNNNNNNNNNNNNNNNNNNNNNNNNNNNNNNNNNNNNNNNNNNNNNNNNNNNNNNNNNNNNNNNNNNNNNNNNNNNNNNNNNNNNNNNNNNNNNNNNNNNNNNNNNNNNNNNNNNNNNNNNNNNNNNNNNNNNNNNNNNNNNNNNNNNNNNNNNNNNNNNNNNNNNNNNNNNNNNNNNNNNNNNNNNNNNNNNNNNNNNNNNNNNNNNNNNNNNNNNNNNNNNNNNNNNNNNNNNNNNNNNNNNNNNNNNNNNNNNNNNNNNNNNNNNNNNNNNNNNNNNNNNNNNNNNNNNNNNNNNNNNNNNNNNNNNNNNNNNNNNNNNNNNNNNNNNNNNNNNNNNNNNNNNNNNNNNNNNNNNNNNNNNNNNNNNNNNNNNNNNNNNNNNNNNNNNNNNNNNNNNNNNNNNNNNNNNNNNNNNNNNNNNNNNNNNNNNNNNNGCGCAGGCACAAGCGGAGGTAGTCAGACGTTCAAGCCTTACCGTCACCTGAAAACCCTAGAAGGGCACACGGCGGCGATCTCGTGCGTGAAATACTCCAACGAGGGAAACCTTCTGGCATCCGCCTCCCTGGACAAGAGCATGATTCTATGGTCCGCAACGAACTACTCCCTGATCCATCGATACGAAGGACACTCGAGTGGTGTCTCCGATCTAGCATGGTCCTCCGATTCGCACTACACCTGCTCGGCCTCCGACGACTGCACGCTTCGAATCTGGGACGCTAGGGCTCCCTACGAGTGTCTCAAGGTGCTGAGAGGCCACACCAACTTCGTCTTCTGCGTTAACTTCAACCCTCCCTCGAATCTGATCGTGTCTGGTTCGTTCGATGAGACGATTCGGATCTGGGAGGTGAAGACGGGCAGGTGCGTGCGCGTCATTAAGGAGTTTATTCTCTACTTGAAGTATAAGTAGTATATTTGAAGTCTCTTCTTCTCATCATCTCACTCTTTTTTGTTTCAATCTGAAACATAGAACTAAGTTTCAGTCTAGCAGTTTTGGTTCTAAGAAGAAATTGTCGTGTGAAAACGAACTACTCCTCTGCAAAAATAAGAGGAATTCAAAATTGCATAACTGATGATAATTAAAAACTTTATCACTTACTCATTTGCTAAACAACTATAGGAACTCGTCTGAACCACTAACCAATGAACACCAGCGAATTTCCGGAAGCCATCTTTTAACTTTCGCTTCTTCATTTTTAAAATCGTTTTATACACAACATCGATCGTTGATGCAACTTCAAAAAAATTCTTAAGATAAGAAAAATCAAAAATCTTTCTTCAAAAAGAAGATAAGAAAAATCAAATTATAGGAAAGCACAAGCATCAGTTGTGGAAGAAATTAAACTATTTGGAATAATTTTGTAAACAACCACAACTCTGTTATGAGAGTGATTTTAGTGTTCATTTAAAGTTGATGTAATATGGAAAGTTGAGATCGTGCTGTAATGGTCAGGTAGTTTAAAGTTTTTTACTTTCTTTTTCATTCTACGTGGAGAACAAATAAACTGTTTTAATTTTTTAATTGTTTTTGTTTTATTATTTTTTTGATATAATTGGTCGAGTTGCAGAAAATATAGGAAATAAAAAGAAATCAATTGTTTTTTTTAAGCTTTGCCAAGTGTCAGATTCTGATTGGTCAGACGACTTGCGATTTAGTCTTTGAAGTATTAAAACATACTTTATATTAGAAACCGCTGATAGATAGAGGCTACGCAACTGATTAAGACGTGTTTGTAATGGTTAATTTGCTATTTAATTAATAATAATAACAGTATAACTATACTAAAGCAGTAGATTCACATAATTTTACAATTATCCGTTTAAAAGCGCATGAATAACAAAACAGAGCCAAGAGGAATCGGAATCAGAATCTTCAAAACCAAGAAGGTATCCGATGTGAGAATCTGAATCAGCATGTTGAATCAACAAAACAGAAGCTGCTGCAGTTTGAGTATCGAAGAATCCATTTCATTTTTATAGTGTTTCTGAGTGTCATCACAAAACATCTGCGAGGAAAAAGGCTTTGATCAACAAAGATTGACTCTTTCCAGTTCGGTACCGGTTTGACCATATACATAGATCCTATATACATGTCCAAACCCAAAAATTGTTTTTGTGAAGCTAAGCGACCTTTGTTGTATATATTTTTGTTTCAAAGACTTGAGTGTAACGTTATTGATCCAAGCATCCCGTACTCTGTGTAATTCTGGTTCATATCATATAAACAAATAATTCTGGTTCATACCGTATAAACAAATGTTTTCCTTTAGTTTCACAGATTTTTTTTTGTTTTTGTAAGTTATAATTAATCAATTTCCCTTTATTACGGTCTGAATTGTTGAACTTTGCAAGTGGTTAATTTTGTTTGATTTATATTGTTTTCTTGAATATTGAACTTTGAAAGTTTTTTTTTTGAACTTTGCAAGTTATTAATTTTGTGTGATTTATATTGGTTTTGGATATTGTTACAGTTTGATTAAGTACATATTAATTTTTTTCTAAAATATCTTAATTAAATATATTTCATTTTTGAAAATAAAAGAAAAGAAGTACATGGGGTAATGTATTAAATTTAGAAGCTAAAGGGATTTAATTCTAAGAGGATAAACAAATTTATTATCTCCCTTCAAACAAGAAAATAACAAAACAAACACATGCATTTACATTTTTTTCCTTTTGGAACATCAATTTTACTTTATATTTTAAATTCAAATATATTTACTTTGATGTAATTATTAGCTATTTATTCTATTTTTATTGAATCGGTTAGTAAAAACCACTTACACTCTAGCACTAACCACTATCAAATAGATCAAAAATACAATTATGAACTCATTAGAAAATATAATATACGAACCCGGCGCGTAGCGCCGGAATACCACTAGTAAGATATAAAAATATCAACATATGACTTCGTCATTCATTCTTATATCAAACTCATCAACCTTTGTAATTTCCAAAGTCCCATCCATCACATTATAGACAAAAAAACAAACAAACAATAAAATCCCGTAAACAAAACTATACAATGCACCTATAATGTAGCCGATTCCGCGCTTGCGTGGGGACTATGCACCTAGTTAATAACAATAGCAAGGTATTATGAAAAGATTAAAAAATGTTATTAACAATTATTTTGGATCTCAATTAAATAATAAATTAATAACTCTGGAATTAAAATGTACAAAATGATCAAACCTAAGCTGTCATTAGCATTTCTTACCTTTAAACTAATATCATCTTGAGATCATTGTAGTTTCCTAACGTGGTCGAAACTACTAGGTAAGTTCCTTTGATCCATAAAAATAGTTGTATATTTTAAT
Coding sequences within:
- the LOC106344331 gene encoding COMPASS-like H3K4 histone methylase component WDR5B, whose product is MFDNCQVIANTNLETGTSGGSQTFKPYRHLKTLEGHTAAISCVKYSNEGNLLASASLDKSMILWSATNYSLIHRYEGHSSGVSDLAWSSDSHYTCSASDDCTLRIWDARAPYECLKVLRGHTNFVFCVNFNPPSNLIVSGSFDETIRIWEVKTGRCVRVIKEFILYLKYK